Proteins encoded together in one Streptomyces umbrinus window:
- a CDS encoding carbon starvation CstA family protein, whose amino-acid sequence MRTDSPQTASPQGPRKASPQTIVIWTVVALVCAAGWSVLALSRGEEVSAVWMVAAALGSYAIAYRFYSKFIAYKVLKVDKTRATPAERLNNGIDFHPTDRRVLLGHHFAAIAGAGPLVGPVLAAQMGYLPGTIWIIVGVIFAGAVQDMVVLFFSTRRDGRSLGQMAREEIGPFGGAAALLAAFAIMIILLGVLALVIVNALAQSPWGTFSIAMTIPIALLMGFYLRVLRPGRVSEVSLIGVALLLLALVAGRWVAESSWAGTFTLAPSTLVIWLVAYGFIASILPVWMLLAPRDYLSTFMKIGTIALLAIGVVVSMPTLKMDPVTDFATRGDGPVFAGSLFPFVFITIACGALSGFHSLISSGTTPKMIQKETQVRMIGYGSMLMESSVAVMALIAASIIDPGLYFAMNAPAGVIGDTVQNASQVVGSWGYQISPEDLAAAAKNVEEASLLSRTGGAPTLAIGVSEIFSEVTGGSLRAFWYHFAIMFEALFILTALDAGTRVGRFMLQDTLGNLYKPFKNVSWKPGLVITSAIVCGLWGYFLWVGVHEPLGGINQLFPIFGISNQLLAAVALAVCTTLLVKSGRLKWAWITGIPLVWDATVTLTASWQKVFSSDPRVGFFKQRSVYQDGIDRGELIAPAKSMDDMHTIVTNSTVDGVLTAALALLIVVVIADATRVCIRHVRRPALSTLSESPYVESKIVAPAGLIPTKEEKEEERDAVGAAPGG is encoded by the coding sequence GTGCGCACCGACAGCCCACAGACGGCATCCCCTCAAGGCCCTCGCAAGGCAAGTCCGCAAACCATCGTCATCTGGACCGTCGTCGCGCTGGTGTGCGCGGCCGGTTGGTCGGTCCTCGCGCTGTCCCGGGGCGAGGAGGTGTCGGCCGTCTGGATGGTGGCCGCCGCCCTCGGCTCGTACGCCATCGCCTATCGCTTCTACTCGAAGTTCATCGCCTACAAGGTCCTGAAGGTCGACAAGACCCGGGCCACGCCCGCCGAGCGGCTCAACAACGGCATCGACTTCCACCCCACCGACCGGCGCGTCCTGCTCGGCCACCACTTCGCGGCGATCGCGGGGGCGGGCCCCCTGGTCGGGCCCGTACTGGCCGCGCAGATGGGATATCTGCCGGGCACCATCTGGATCATCGTCGGCGTGATCTTCGCGGGGGCGGTCCAGGACATGGTCGTCCTGTTCTTCTCCACCCGCCGGGACGGCCGGTCCCTCGGGCAGATGGCACGCGAGGAGATCGGCCCGTTCGGCGGCGCGGCCGCCCTGCTCGCCGCCTTCGCCATCATGATCATCCTGCTCGGGGTGCTCGCGCTGGTCATCGTGAACGCGCTCGCCCAGTCGCCGTGGGGCACCTTCTCCATCGCGATGACGATCCCGATCGCCCTGCTGATGGGCTTCTACCTGCGGGTCCTGCGGCCCGGCCGGGTCAGCGAGGTCTCGCTGATCGGTGTCGCCCTGCTGCTGCTCGCGCTGGTCGCGGGCCGTTGGGTCGCCGAGTCGTCGTGGGCCGGCACGTTCACGCTCGCGCCCTCGACGCTGGTGATCTGGCTGGTGGCGTACGGCTTCATCGCGTCGATCCTGCCGGTGTGGATGCTGCTGGCGCCCCGCGACTACCTCTCCACCTTCATGAAGATCGGCACCATCGCACTGCTCGCGATCGGCGTCGTCGTCTCGATGCCGACGCTGAAGATGGACCCGGTCACGGACTTCGCCACGCGCGGCGACGGGCCGGTCTTCGCCGGTTCGCTCTTCCCGTTCGTCTTCATCACCATCGCGTGCGGGGCCCTGTCCGGCTTCCACTCCCTCATCTCCTCCGGTACGACGCCGAAGATGATCCAGAAGGAGACGCAGGTCCGGATGATCGGGTACGGCTCCATGCTCATGGAGTCGTCCGTCGCCGTGATGGCGCTGATCGCGGCGTCCATCATCGACCCGGGCCTGTACTTCGCGATGAACGCGCCGGCCGGTGTCATCGGGGACACCGTCCAGAACGCCTCGCAGGTGGTGGGGAGCTGGGGGTACCAGATATCCCCCGAGGACCTGGCGGCCGCGGCGAAGAACGTCGAGGAGGCATCCCTGCTGTCGCGGACCGGTGGCGCGCCCACCCTCGCGATCGGCGTCTCGGAGATCTTCTCCGAGGTCACCGGGGGCAGTCTGCGCGCGTTCTGGTATCACTTCGCCATCATGTTCGAGGCGCTGTTCATCCTGACCGCGCTCGACGCGGGCACCCGCGTGGGCCGCTTCATGCTCCAGGACACGCTCGGCAATCTCTACAAACCCTTCAAGAATGTGAGCTGGAAGCCCGGGCTGGTCATCACGAGCGCCATCGTCTGCGGTCTCTGGGGCTACTTCCTGTGGGTCGGCGTCCATGAACCACTCGGCGGGATCAACCAGCTCTTCCCGATCTTCGGCATCTCCAACCAGCTCCTCGCGGCGGTCGCCCTGGCCGTCTGCACGACCCTGCTGGTGAAGTCCGGACGCCTCAAGTGGGCCTGGATCACGGGGATTCCGCTCGTCTGGGACGCCACGGTGACGCTGACCGCGAGCTGGCAGAAGGTGTTCTCCAGCGACCCGCGCGTCGGCTTCTTCAAGCAGCGCTCGGTCTACCAGGACGGCATCGACAGGGGCGAGCTCATCGCACCCGCCAAGAGCATGGACGACATGCACACGATCGTCACGAACTCCACAGTCGACGGCGTCCTCACGGCGGCTCTCGCCCTGCTCATCGTGGTCGTGATCGCGGACGCCACGAGGGTGTGCATCCGGCACGTACGCCGCCCCGCGCTCTCCACGCTCAGCGAGTCGCCGTACGTCGAGTCGAAGATCGTCGCTCCGGCCGGGCTGATCCCGACCAAGGAGGAGAAGGAGGAGGAACGCGATGCGGTCGGCGCTGCACCGGGCGGCTAG
- the mctP gene encoding monocarboxylate uptake permease MctP gives MNDGVNGVALAVFIFFFVAVTVMGFLAARWRRAETDSLDEWGLGGRSFGTWVTWFLLGGDLYTAYTFVAVPAAIYAAGAAGFFAVPYTILVYPLIFTFLPRLWSVSHKHGYVTTSDFVRGRFGSKGLSLAVAVTGILATMPYIALQLVGIQAVLDVMGVGGGEDTNWFVKDLPLLIAFGVLAAYTYSSGLRAPALIAFVKDTLIYIVIAVAIIYIPIKLGGFDEIFAKAGEAYSQTNPATGAPRGALAPGEAGQWTYATLALGSALALFMYPHSITATLSSRSREVIRRNTTILPLYSLMLGLLALLGFMAIAAGVKVSNGQLAIPQLFEDMFPAWFAGVAFAAIGIGALVPAAIMSIAAANLFTRNIYKDFIRPDATPAQETKVSKLVSLLVKVGALVFVLTMDKTVAINFQLLGGIWILQTFPALVGGLFTRWFHRWALLAGWAVGMLYGTIAAYGVASPTQKHFGGSAKEIPGIGEIGYIGLTAFVLNVVVTVVLTFALRAFKAPDGIDETSPEDYTADAGDKGVQVELPPATAGASH, from the coding sequence ATGAACGACGGCGTGAACGGCGTGGCACTCGCCGTCTTCATCTTCTTCTTCGTGGCCGTCACGGTCATGGGCTTCCTGGCCGCGCGCTGGCGCCGGGCCGAGACCGACAGTCTCGACGAATGGGGCCTGGGCGGACGGTCGTTCGGCACCTGGGTCACCTGGTTCCTGCTCGGCGGCGACCTCTACACGGCGTATACGTTCGTGGCGGTCCCGGCGGCGATCTACGCGGCGGGCGCGGCCGGCTTCTTCGCCGTGCCGTACACGATCCTCGTCTATCCGCTGATCTTCACGTTCCTGCCCCGCCTGTGGTCGGTCTCGCACAAGCACGGGTACGTGACGACGTCGGACTTCGTGCGCGGACGCTTCGGCTCGAAGGGCCTGTCGCTGGCCGTCGCGGTGACGGGCATCCTCGCGACGATGCCGTACATCGCGCTCCAACTGGTCGGCATCCAGGCCGTCCTGGACGTGATGGGCGTCGGCGGCGGCGAGGACACCAACTGGTTCGTCAAGGACCTGCCGCTGCTCATCGCCTTCGGCGTGCTGGCCGCGTACACGTACTCGTCCGGTCTGCGCGCGCCCGCCCTGATCGCGTTCGTGAAGGACACGCTGATCTACATCGTCATCGCGGTGGCGATCATCTACATCCCGATCAAGCTGGGCGGCTTCGACGAGATCTTCGCCAAGGCGGGCGAGGCGTACAGCCAGACCAACCCGGCGACGGGCGCGCCGCGCGGTGCGCTGGCACCGGGCGAGGCGGGCCAATGGACGTACGCCACGCTGGCGTTGGGCTCCGCCCTGGCACTCTTCATGTACCCGCACTCGATCACGGCCACGCTGTCGTCGCGCAGCCGTGAGGTGATCCGGCGCAACACCACGATCCTGCCGCTGTACTCGCTGATGCTGGGCCTGCTCGCGCTGCTCGGGTTCATGGCGATCGCGGCCGGAGTCAAGGTCAGCAACGGGCAGTTGGCGATCCCGCAGCTCTTCGAGGACATGTTCCCGGCGTGGTTCGCGGGGGTGGCCTTCGCGGCGATCGGTATCGGTGCGCTGGTGCCCGCGGCGATCATGTCCATCGCTGCGGCGAACCTCTTCACCCGCAACATCTACAAGGACTTCATCCGGCCCGACGCGACGCCGGCCCAGGAGACCAAGGTCTCCAAGCTGGTCTCGCTGCTCGTGAAGGTGGGTGCGCTGGTCTTCGTCCTCACCATGGACAAGACGGTGGCCATCAACTTCCAGCTGTTGGGCGGGATCTGGATCCTGCAGACGTTCCCGGCGCTGGTCGGTGGGCTGTTCACCCGGTGGTTCCACCGGTGGGCGCTGCTCGCGGGCTGGGCGGTCGGCATGCTGTACGGGACGATCGCCGCGTACGGTGTCGCCTCGCCGACGCAGAAGCACTTCGGTGGTTCCGCGAAGGAGATTCCCGGGATCGGGGAGATCGGGTACATCGGTCTGACGGCGTTCGTCCTGAACGTGGTCGTCACGGTCGTCCTGACCTTCGCCCTCAGGGCCTTCAAGGCCCCCGACGGCATCGACGAGACGTCCCCCGAGGACTACACGGCGGACGCGGGCGACAAGGGCGTCCAGGTCGAGCTGCCGCCGGCGACGGCGGGGGCCAGCCACTGA
- a CDS encoding DUF3311 domain-containing protein codes for MSEAPDAPRAPEGKPPVETPPVVTPPVVTPVRAVIAVCLIAPFVAMLWVGSYAKVDPAFIGIPFFYWYQMLWVFISTALTMVAYKLWNRDQRARKSQKEGASA; via the coding sequence ATGTCTGAAGCGCCGGATGCGCCAAGAGCGCCCGAAGGGAAACCGCCGGTGGAGACCCCGCCGGTCGTGACACCGCCTGTCGTCACACCGGTCCGTGCGGTGATCGCCGTCTGTCTGATCGCGCCGTTCGTGGCGATGCTCTGGGTGGGCTCGTACGCGAAGGTCGACCCGGCCTTCATCGGCATCCCGTTCTTCTACTGGTACCAGATGCTCTGGGTGTTCATCTCGACCGCGCTCACGATGGTCGCGTACAAGCTCTGGAACCGTGACCAGCGCGCCCGCAAGTCCCAGAAGGAGGGCGCGTCCGCATGA
- a CDS encoding nucleoside hydrolase: MTVRSPIVLDSDPGIDDAVALQYLLGTGRWDLRAYTSVGGNLPAEQTYRNARALARALRIDTDVPVHRGAARPLTRLPYAAAAHFHGPAGLGHEMLPDSTAAHLTESSAQALLRLSREHEGELTVCATGPLTNVAIALLEDPVFARRVKKFVFMGGNAQVPGNITPVAEFNMWADPDAAEVVLSSGIPFTMVDLDASHRWLFGPADLAALEAAGAGAALAARLLRVYTDSYRRHGGGDSCPLHDPLAVGVCADESFVTLAEGAVVVECSSELTRGQTVFVPSAAERNYYTESPALTARTRHTGRVALGPGPRDFTKDFVTTLPQWPAMA, encoded by the coding sequence GTGACCGTTCGCTCACCGATCGTCCTCGACAGTGATCCCGGCATAGACGACGCCGTGGCCCTCCAGTACCTGCTCGGCACAGGCAGGTGGGACCTCAGGGCCTACACCTCGGTGGGCGGCAACCTCCCCGCCGAGCAGACCTACCGCAACGCCCGCGCCCTGGCGAGAGCCCTCCGCATCGACACCGACGTCCCGGTCCACCGCGGAGCGGCCCGCCCCCTCACCCGCCTCCCGTACGCGGCCGCCGCCCACTTCCACGGCCCCGCGGGCCTCGGCCACGAAATGCTGCCCGACTCGACCGCCGCGCACCTGACGGAGTCCTCCGCACAGGCGCTGCTGCGCCTCTCCCGGGAGCACGAGGGCGAGTTGACCGTCTGCGCCACCGGCCCGCTCACCAACGTGGCCATCGCGCTCCTGGAGGACCCGGTCTTCGCCCGGCGCGTGAAGAAGTTCGTGTTCATGGGCGGCAACGCGCAGGTGCCGGGCAACATCACCCCGGTCGCCGAGTTCAACATGTGGGCGGACCCGGACGCCGCCGAGGTGGTGCTCTCCTCCGGCATCCCGTTCACCATGGTCGATCTGGACGCCTCGCACCGCTGGCTCTTCGGCCCCGCCGACCTCGCCGCGCTGGAGGCGGCGGGAGCGGGTGCGGCGCTCGCGGCCCGGCTGCTGCGGGTCTACACCGACTCCTACCGCCGCCACGGCGGAGGCGACTCCTGCCCGTTGCACGACCCGCTCGCCGTGGGCGTGTGCGCGGACGAGTCGTTCGTGACGCTCGCGGAGGGAGCCGTCGTGGTCGAGTGCTCCAGCGAACTCACCCGCGGCCAGACCGTGTTCGTCCCCTCGGCCGCCGAGCGGAACTACTACACCGAGTCGCCCGCCCTGACCGCCCGCACCCGCCACACGGGCCGCGTGGCCCTCGGCCCGGGCCCGCGCGACTTCACGAAGGACTTCGTCACGACCCTGCCGCAGTGGCCGGCCATGGCCTGA
- a CDS encoding ribonucleotide-diphosphate reductase subunit beta gives MTTAPENTEKTEKIQKNLLDPGFELTLRPMRYPDFYERYRDAIKNTWTVEEVDLHSDVTDLAKLSAGEQHMIGRLVAFFATGDSIVSNNLVLTLYKHINSPEARLYLSRQLFEEAVHVQFYLTLLDTYLPDPEDRAAAFDAVESIPSIREKAEFCFKWINEVEKLDSLQTQADRRRFLLNLICFAACIEGLFFYGAFAYVYWFRSRGLLHGLATGTNWVFRDETMHMSFAFEVVDTVRKEEPELFDDLLQEQVTDMLREAVEAELQFARDLCGDGLPGMNTDSMRQYLECVADQRLTRLGFAPVYGSENPFSFMELQGVQELTNFFERRPSAYQVAVEGSVGFDEDF, from the coding sequence ATGACCACCGCTCCCGAGAACACAGAGAAGACCGAAAAGATCCAGAAGAACCTGCTCGACCCGGGCTTCGAACTGACCCTGCGCCCCATGCGCTACCCGGACTTCTACGAGCGCTACCGGGACGCGATCAAGAACACCTGGACCGTCGAGGAGGTCGACCTCCACTCGGACGTCACCGACCTGGCGAAGCTGTCAGCGGGCGAGCAGCACATGATCGGCCGGCTGGTCGCGTTCTTCGCGACGGGCGACTCGATCGTGTCGAACAACCTGGTACTGACGCTCTACAAGCACATCAACTCCCCCGAGGCGCGGCTGTACTTGAGCCGTCAGCTCTTCGAGGAGGCCGTGCACGTCCAGTTCTATCTGACGCTGCTGGACACCTACCTCCCCGACCCGGAGGACAGGGCGGCCGCCTTCGACGCGGTGGAGAGCATCCCCTCCATCCGCGAGAAGGCCGAGTTCTGCTTCAAGTGGATCAACGAGGTCGAGAAGCTGGACAGCCTGCAGACCCAGGCCGACCGCCGCCGTTTCCTGCTCAACCTCATCTGCTTCGCCGCGTGCATCGAGGGGCTGTTCTTCTACGGTGCCTTCGCGTACGTCTACTGGTTCCGCAGCCGGGGTCTGCTGCACGGTCTGGCGACGGGCACCAACTGGGTGTTCCGCGACGAGACGATGCACATGAGCTTCGCCTTCGAGGTCGTGGACACCGTCCGCAAGGAGGAGCCGGAGCTCTTCGACGACCTGCTCCAGGAGCAGGTCACCGACATGCTCCGGGAGGCCGTCGAGGCCGAGCTGCAGTTCGCGCGCGACCTGTGCGGTGACGGCCTTCCGGGCATGAACACCGACTCGATGAGGCAGTACCTGGAGTGTGTCGCCGACCAGCGCCTGACGCGCCTCGGCTTCGCTCCGGTGTACGGCTCCGAGAACCCCTTCTCGTTCATGGAGCTGCAGGGCGTTCAGGAGCTGACCAACTTCTTCGAGCGCCGGCCTTCGGCGTACCAGGTGGCCGTGGAGGGTTCGGTCGGCTTCGACGAGGACTTCTGA
- a CDS encoding helix-turn-helix domain-containing protein, producing MLNNVAVVLLDGVHPFELGVVCEVFGLDRSDEGLPVYDFAVVSAEAPGASLSTHVAGFTVATPYGLDRLEEADLVVVPAGSTYAVREYPPEMLDALRRAVDRGARVLSVCSGVFVLGAAGLLDERRCAVHWQHVDTLARQYPRARVEPDVLYVDEDPVITSAGTAAGIDACLHIVRKEQGPEVANAIARRMVVPPHRDGGQAQYVERPLPRSQCDTVGEVLAWMERHLDEEVTVEQLAARALMSPRTFARRFQQETGTTPYRWLLRQRVLLAQELLEATDETMDFIADRTGFGTAAALRHQFVRSLGTTPNAYRRTFRGTQAA from the coding sequence ATGCTGAACAACGTGGCCGTCGTCCTGCTCGACGGTGTGCATCCTTTCGAACTCGGTGTGGTCTGCGAGGTGTTCGGCCTCGACCGCAGCGACGAGGGGCTGCCGGTGTACGACTTCGCGGTGGTCTCGGCCGAGGCTCCGGGCGCGAGCCTCAGCACCCATGTCGCCGGGTTCACGGTCGCCACTCCGTACGGCCTCGACCGGCTGGAAGAGGCCGACCTGGTCGTCGTACCCGCCGGAAGCACCTATGCCGTACGCGAGTATCCGCCCGAGATGCTCGATGCGCTGCGCCGGGCCGTGGACCGCGGGGCCCGGGTCCTGAGCGTCTGCTCCGGAGTCTTCGTGCTCGGTGCCGCCGGGCTCCTGGACGAGCGGCGCTGCGCCGTGCACTGGCAGCACGTGGACACGCTGGCCCGGCAGTACCCGCGGGCGAGGGTCGAGCCGGACGTGCTGTACGTGGACGAGGACCCGGTGATCACCTCCGCGGGCACCGCGGCCGGCATCGACGCCTGTCTGCACATCGTCCGCAAGGAGCAGGGCCCCGAGGTCGCCAACGCAATCGCCCGCCGCATGGTGGTACCCCCGCACCGCGACGGCGGCCAGGCCCAGTACGTCGAGCGGCCGCTGCCGCGCTCGCAGTGCGACACGGTCGGCGAGGTGCTCGCCTGGATGGAGCGCCACCTCGACGAGGAGGTGACCGTCGAACAGCTCGCCGCTCGCGCGCTCATGTCCCCGCGCACGTTCGCCCGCCGCTTCCAGCAGGAGACGGGCACGACCCCGTACCGCTGGCTGCTGCGTCAACGGGTGCTGCTGGCCCAGGAGTTGCTGGAGGCCACGGACGAGACCATGGACTTCATCGCGGACCGCACGGGGTTCGGGACCGCGGCCGCGCTGCGCCACCAGTTCGTCCGCTCGCTCGGGACGACCCCGAACGCGTACCGGCGCACGTTCAGGGGCACACAGGCCGCCTGA
- a CDS encoding ribonucleoside-diphosphate reductase subunit alpha — protein MTIAPADPVSAKAPQYQQDRAEADGPGTVLLRTLTDLTADLPDADPGRVAAAALRGRSSVGADGITAELRELATEAAAGLISEDPVYSKLAARLLTIGIAEEAASQGVRSFSESVAVGHREGLIADRTAEFVRTHAARLDALIDLEGDDRFGYFGLRTLHSRYLLRHPITRSVIETPQHFMLRVASGLAEDDSARSVDEVAALYRLMSRLDYLPSSPTLFNSGTRHPQMSSCYLLDSPLDELDSIYDRYHQVARLSKHAGGIGIAYSRVRSRGSLIRGTNGHSNGIVPFLKTLDASVAAVNQGGRRKGAAAVYLETWHSDIEEFLELRDNTGEDARRTHNLNLAHWIPDEFMRRVNEDRVWSLFSPADVPELVDLWGEEFDAAYRKAEDRGLAKKTIPARDLYGRMMRTLAQTGNGWMTFKDAANRTANQTALPGHTVHSSNLCTEILEVTDDGETAVCNLGSVNLGAFVDTDPGATDVIDWERLDATVRTAVTFLDRVVDINFYPTEQAGRSNAKWRPVGLGAMGLQDVFFKLRLPFDSAEAKALSTRIAERVMLAAYEASADLAERNGPLPAWEKTRTAQGVLHPDHYDVELNWPERWAALRERITSVGMRNSLLLAIAPTATIASIAGVYECIEPQVSNLFKRETLSGEFLQVNSYLVAELKKLGVWDAQTREALRESNGSVQGFTWVPQDVRDLYRTAWEIPQRDLIDMAAARTPFLDQSQSLNLFLETPTIGKLSSMYAYAWKSGLKTTYYLRSRPATRIARAAGSSTAAAAAVPVQATPDEDAVACSLENPESCEACQ, from the coding sequence GTGACCATCGCGCCAGCCGATCCGGTCTCAGCGAAAGCGCCCCAGTACCAGCAGGACAGGGCCGAGGCCGACGGACCGGGAACCGTGTTGCTGCGGACCCTGACCGACCTCACCGCCGACCTTCCCGACGCCGATCCCGGCAGGGTCGCCGCCGCCGCGCTGCGCGGCCGGTCCTCCGTGGGGGCCGACGGGATCACCGCGGAGCTGCGCGAGCTGGCCACTGAGGCGGCCGCGGGCCTGATCTCCGAGGACCCCGTGTACTCGAAGCTGGCCGCCCGCCTGCTGACGATCGGCATCGCCGAGGAGGCCGCCTCGCAGGGGGTCAGGTCCTTCTCCGAGTCCGTCGCGGTCGGCCACCGCGAGGGCCTGATCGCCGACCGCACCGCCGAGTTCGTACGGACCCACGCGGCCCGTCTGGACGCGCTGATCGACCTCGAGGGCGACGACCGCTTCGGCTACTTCGGCCTGCGCACGCTGCACAGCCGGTATCTGCTGCGGCACCCGATCACGCGGTCCGTCATCGAGACGCCCCAGCACTTCATGCTGCGCGTGGCGAGCGGGCTGGCCGAGGACGACTCGGCCAGGTCCGTCGACGAAGTGGCCGCCCTGTACCGGCTGATGAGCCGCCTCGACTACCTGCCGTCCTCCCCCACGCTCTTCAACTCCGGTACGCGGCACCCTCAGATGTCGTCCTGCTACCTCCTCGACTCCCCGCTGGACGAGCTGGACTCCATCTACGACCGCTACCACCAGGTGGCCCGTCTCTCGAAGCACGCGGGCGGCATCGGCATCGCGTACTCCCGTGTGCGCTCGCGCGGTTCCCTGATCCGCGGGACGAACGGGCACTCGAACGGCATCGTCCCGTTCCTCAAGACGCTCGACGCCTCGGTCGCCGCCGTGAACCAGGGCGGCCGGCGCAAGGGCGCGGCCGCGGTCTACCTGGAGACCTGGCACTCCGACATCGAGGAGTTCCTGGAGCTGCGCGACAACACCGGTGAGGACGCCCGGCGTACGCACAACCTGAACCTCGCGCACTGGATCCCGGACGAGTTCATGCGGCGGGTGAACGAGGACCGCGTGTGGTCGCTGTTCTCGCCGGCCGACGTGCCTGAGCTGGTCGACCTGTGGGGCGAGGAGTTCGACGCCGCCTACCGCAAGGCGGAGGACCGGGGCCTCGCCAAGAAGACGATCCCGGCCCGCGATCTGTACGGCCGCATGATGCGCACCCTCGCGCAGACCGGCAACGGCTGGATGACCTTCAAGGACGCCGCCAACCGCACGGCCAACCAGACCGCGCTGCCGGGCCACACGGTCCACTCCTCCAACCTCTGCACGGAGATCCTGGAGGTCACGGACGACGGCGAGACGGCGGTCTGCAACCTCGGATCGGTCAACCTCGGCGCGTTCGTGGACACGGACCCCGGGGCCACCGACGTCATCGACTGGGAGCGGCTGGACGCGACCGTCCGTACGGCCGTCACCTTCCTCGACCGGGTCGTCGACATCAACTTCTATCCGACCGAGCAGGCGGGCCGCTCCAACGCCAAGTGGCGGCCGGTGGGCCTGGGAGCGATGGGTCTGCAGGACGTCTTCTTCAAGCTGCGGCTGCCCTTCGACTCCGCCGAGGCCAAGGCACTCTCCACCCGTATCGCCGAGCGCGTCATGCTCGCCGCGTACGAGGCGTCTGCCGATCTCGCCGAGCGCAACGGCCCGCTGCCCGCCTGGGAGAAGACCCGTACCGCGCAGGGCGTGCTGCACCCCGACCACTACGACGTGGAGCTGAACTGGCCGGAGCGCTGGGCGGCGCTGCGGGAGCGGATCACCTCGGTCGGCATGCGCAACTCGCTGCTGCTCGCGATCGCGCCCACCGCGACGATCGCGTCCATCGCGGGCGTCTACGAGTGCATCGAGCCGCAGGTCTCCAACCTCTTCAAGCGCGAGACCCTCTCCGGCGAGTTCCTCCAGGTCAACTCCTACCTGGTGGCGGAGCTGAAGAAGCTCGGCGTGTGGGACGCGCAGACCCGGGAGGCGCTGCGCGAGTCGAACGGCTCGGTGCAGGGCTTCACCTGGGTGCCGCAGGACGTGCGCGATCTGTACCGCACGGCGTGGGAGATCCCTCAGCGCGACCTGATCGACATGGCCGCCGCCCGGACCCCGTTCCTGGACCAGTCCCAGTCGCTGAACCTGTTCCTGGAGACGCCGACCATCGGCAAGCTCTCCTCGATGTACGCGTACGCCTGGAAGTCGGGGCTGAAGACGACGTACTACCTGCGCTCGCGCCCGGCGACGCGCATCGCCCGTGCCGCGGGTTCCTCCACGGCCGCGGCCGCCGCCGTTCCCGTACAGGCGACTCCCGACGAGGACGCCGTCGCCTGCTCCCTTGAGAACCCCGAGTCCTGCGAGGCCTGCCAGTAA
- a CDS encoding YbdD/YjiX family protein, with protein sequence MRSALHRAASRAVRGVRWYVRELTDESAYDRYVAHLRKGHPDAAVPSRREFERMRTDRQEEDPRQGFRCC encoded by the coding sequence ATGCGGTCGGCGCTGCACCGGGCGGCTAGCCGGGCGGTCAGGGGCGTGCGCTGGTACGTACGGGAGCTCACCGACGAGTCGGCGTACGACCGCTATGTCGCACACCTACGCAAGGGGCACCCGGACGCGGCCGTGCCGTCGCGGCGGGAGTTCGAGCGGATGCGTACGGACCGTCAGGAGGAGGATCCCCGGCAGGGCTTCCGCTGCTGCTGA
- a CDS encoding GNAT family N-acetyltransferase, translating into MDILIRRARPEEYEAVGEITAQAYLGDGLLDFGESDEYLGELRDVAKRAAAADVLVAVVGAGAGERVVGGVTFVPSGGPMADIAREGEAEIRMLAVAKEARGHGAGEALVRACVDRARATDGCVRVVLSTQRTMHSAHRIYGRLGFTRAPDRDWNPIPDLDDIMLLTYELTL; encoded by the coding sequence ATGGACATCCTGATCAGGCGGGCGAGGCCCGAGGAGTACGAGGCTGTGGGAGAGATAACCGCGCAGGCCTATCTCGGGGACGGGCTCCTCGACTTCGGGGAGAGCGACGAGTATCTGGGCGAGCTGCGGGACGTCGCGAAGCGGGCCGCGGCCGCCGACGTGCTGGTGGCCGTCGTGGGGGCAGGAGCGGGCGAGCGGGTCGTCGGCGGCGTGACCTTCGTCCCGTCCGGCGGGCCGATGGCCGACATCGCGCGCGAGGGTGAGGCCGAGATACGGATGCTGGCGGTCGCCAAGGAGGCCCGCGGGCACGGGGCGGGCGAGGCCCTCGTACGCGCCTGCGTCGACCGCGCCCGGGCCACGGACGGCTGCGTACGCGTCGTGCTGTCCACCCAGCGCACCATGCACAGCGCCCATCGCATCTACGGACGCCTCGGCTTCACCCGCGCCCCCGACCGCGACTGGAACCCGATCCCGGACCTCGACGACATCATGCTGCTCACCTACGAGTTGACACTCTGA